From Brassica oleracea var. oleracea cultivar TO1000 chromosome C3, BOL, whole genome shotgun sequence, a single genomic window includes:
- the LOC106330078 gene encoding uncharacterized protein LOC106330078, with product MMLDSVAQSIIGSAATELWDGSYDKIEDPTILPQPIESLVGKSFCFGISLSTDNVNNGNTTFKVSEVWSGDKIQRIESQTETCSLLDTYSSTLSGGEVSLVDPNKESSSEGFSTPFSKRKEADADLLDMTSTSKKPCTQKIKMENTKSEE from the exons ATGATGCTTGACTCTGTTGCTCAATCTATTATTGGTAGTGCTGCAACTGAACTTTGGGATGGTTCCTATGATAAG ATTGAAGATCCAACTATCCTACCTCAGCCTATTGAAAGTTTAGTTGGAAAATCCTTTTGTTTTGGTATTTCGCTAAGCACTGACAATGTAAACAATGGAAACACCACTTTTAAAGTGTCTGAGGTCTGGTCTGGAGATAAAATTCAGAGAATTGAATCTCAGACAGAGACATGCTCCTTGCTGGACACTTATTCGTCAACTCTTTCTGGTGGTGAG GTTTCCCTGGTAGATCCAAACAAAGAAAGTTCATCTGAAGGTTTTTCAACCCCATTCTCAAAGCGCAAAGAAGCAGATGCTGATCTATTGGACATGACATCTACGTCTAAGAAACCTTGCACTCAGAAGATCAAGATGGAGAATACAAAGAGTGAAGAGTAG
- the LOC106332683 gene encoding probable 2-oxoglutarate-dependent dioxygenase AOP1: MDSVSLHPLSDSIQLPVIDFSDQCLTPGTSKWDKVKTDVRKALEDYGCFEAFFDKVSVELDKSVFEAMEELFDLPTQTKERNVSSKPYHGYLSQNIYESFGIDDANLAEKVNEFTQQLWPDHGNKRISETMHGISGKLAELDVMVRRMIMESFGIEKYIDEHLDSTNYLFRMMKYTPPPPHEEKKLGLPSHTDKNIMTILHQYQVEGLEIQNKDKKWFKVKPSHQYSFIVMVGDSMCAFLNGRLASTYHRVLVTAKKTRYSTALFSTPKTGVILDSPEELIDEEHPRVFKPFEFNDYRDFYNTEAGFAAQSTLHAFCAL, encoded by the exons ATGGATTCAGTCTCTCTTCATCCTCTTTCCGATTCTATTCAACTTCCAGTTATCGATTTCTCCGACCAATGCCTAACACCAGGAACCTCAAAGTGGGACAAAGTGAAGACTGATGTCCGCAAAGCTTTAGAAGACTATGGCTGTTTCGAAGCTTTCTTTGACAAAGTGTCAGTGGAGCTTGATAAGTCTGTTTTCGAAGCCATGGAAGAGCTTTTTGATTTGCCCACTCAGACCAAAGAGAGAAACGTGTCTTCAAAACCCTATCATGGATACCTAAGCCAAAATATTTACGAGAGTTTCGGGATCGATGATGCTAATCTTGCGGAGAAAGTCAACGAGTTTACTCAACAGCTATGGCCTGACCATGGAAACAAGAGAATTAG TGAGACGATGCATGGGATTTCGGGGAAATTAGCGGAACTGGACGTGATGGTGAGGAGAATGATAATGGAGAGTTTTGGGATAGAGAAATACATTGACGAACATCTTGATTCTACAAATTACCTTTTTCGCATGATGAAGTATACACCACCTCCTCCTCATGAAGAGAAAAAGTTAGGTTTACCTTCTCATACAGATAAGAACATCATGACAATACTTCATCAGTATCAAGTTGAAGGTTTGGAAATTCAGAACAAAGACAAAAAATGGTTCAAAGTGAAACCATCTCATCAATATTCTTTCATCGTCATGGTTGGAGATTCTATGTGT GCATTTTTGAATGGTCGATTGGCATCTACATATCACCGAGTCCTAGTGACAGCAAAGAAGACAAGGTATTCGACTGCACTGTTCTCAACTCCAAAAACAGGAGTTATCCTAGATTCACCTGAAGAACTTATCGATGAAGAACATCCACGTGTGTTCAAACCCTTTGAATTCAATGATTACCGTGACTTCTATAACACGGAAGCTGGGTTTGCAGCTCAGTCTACTCTCCATGCTTTCTGTGCTCTCTGA